The following proteins are co-located in the Polymorphospora rubra genome:
- a CDS encoding ribonucleoside-diphosphate reductase subunit alpha encodes MAPADAGAPAARRTQMQVRKRNGSTEPVDVNKIVRAVDRWADDLTDVDPLRVATRTISGLYDGATTAELDRLSIQIAAEMIGEEPQYSRLAARLLGAYVDKEVRGQGIASFSQAIRLGHAEGLIGDETAEFVRINARKLDDAIDHDGHLRFEYFGLRTVYDRYLLRHPTSRLVVETPQYWLLRVACGLSTNPAEAIAFYRLMSSLAYLPSSPTLFNSGTRHTQMSSCYLVDSPRDELGSIYERYAQVAHLSKFAGGIGISWSRVRSRGALIRGTNGKSNGIVPFLRTLDASVAAVNQGGRRKGAACVYLEPWHPDIEEFLELRDNTGEDARRTHNLNLANWIPDEFMRRVEADGVWSLFDPDEVPELPDLWGDEFDAVYRAAEAEGRYVRQVKARDLYGRMMRTLAQTGNGWMTFKDAANRLCNQTAEPGNVVHLSNLCTEIIEVSSDTETAVCNLGSVNLAAHVAGDDLDWPKLRATVRTAVTFLDRVIDINYYPSPEAAASNPRWRPVGLGVMGLQDVFFALRLPFDAPAARELSTRIAEEIYLTALETSADLAERAGPHPAYGQTRAARGDLQPDLWGVTPTQTDRWAALRERVSRCGLRNSLLVAIAPTATIASIAGCYECVEPQVSNLFKRETLSGEFLQINTALVGELKARGLWTEPVRAAIRRAEGSVQGIAELPGDVRELFRTAWELPQRALIDLAATRSPYIDQSQSLNLFMSAPSIGKLSSMYLYAWKSGLKTTYYLRSRPATRIQQATVAVTRPDAVAPSTVIALPTDEALACSLENPESCEACQ; translated from the coding sequence ATGGCGCCGGCGGACGCCGGGGCGCCCGCTGCCAGGCGGACCCAGATGCAGGTACGCAAACGTAACGGCTCGACCGAGCCGGTGGACGTCAACAAGATCGTCCGGGCCGTCGACCGCTGGGCCGACGACCTGACCGACGTCGACCCGCTGCGGGTCGCGACCAGGACGATCAGCGGCCTGTACGACGGCGCCACCACCGCCGAACTCGACCGGCTGTCGATCCAGATCGCCGCCGAGATGATCGGCGAGGAGCCGCAGTACTCCCGCCTCGCCGCCCGGCTGCTCGGCGCCTACGTCGACAAGGAGGTACGCGGCCAGGGCATCGCCTCGTTCAGTCAGGCGATCCGGCTCGGCCACGCCGAGGGGCTGATCGGCGACGAGACCGCCGAGTTCGTCCGGATCAACGCCCGCAAGCTCGACGACGCCATCGACCACGACGGACACCTGCGGTTCGAGTACTTCGGCCTGCGCACCGTCTACGACCGCTACCTGCTGCGCCACCCGACCAGCCGGCTGGTCGTCGAGACGCCGCAGTACTGGCTGCTGCGGGTCGCCTGTGGACTGTCCACCAACCCGGCCGAGGCGATCGCCTTCTACCGGCTCATGTCGTCGCTGGCCTACCTGCCCAGTTCGCCGACCCTGTTCAACTCCGGCACCCGGCACACCCAGATGTCGTCGTGCTATCTCGTCGACTCGCCGCGCGACGAACTCGGCTCGATCTACGAGCGCTACGCCCAGGTCGCGCACCTGTCGAAGTTCGCCGGCGGGATCGGCATCTCCTGGTCCCGGGTCCGCTCGCGGGGAGCGCTGATCCGGGGCACCAACGGCAAGTCCAACGGGATCGTCCCGTTCCTGCGCACCCTGGACGCCTCGGTCGCCGCGGTCAACCAGGGCGGCCGGCGCAAGGGCGCCGCCTGCGTCTACCTCGAACCGTGGCACCCCGACATCGAGGAGTTCCTCGAGCTGCGCGACAACACCGGCGAGGACGCCCGCCGTACCCACAACCTGAACCTCGCCAACTGGATCCCCGACGAGTTCATGCGCCGGGTCGAGGCCGACGGTGTGTGGTCGCTCTTCGACCCCGACGAGGTGCCGGAACTGCCCGACCTGTGGGGTGACGAGTTCGACGCCGTCTACCGCGCCGCCGAGGCCGAGGGCCGCTACGTGCGCCAGGTGAAGGCCCGCGACCTGTACGGCCGGATGATGCGTACCCTCGCGCAGACCGGCAACGGCTGGATGACCTTCAAGGACGCCGCCAACCGGCTGTGCAACCAGACCGCCGAACCCGGCAACGTGGTGCACCTGTCCAACCTGTGCACCGAGATCATCGAGGTCTCCAGCGACACCGAGACCGCCGTGTGCAACCTCGGCTCGGTCAACCTCGCCGCCCACGTCGCCGGCGACGACCTGGACTGGCCGAAACTGCGGGCCACCGTACGTACCGCGGTCACCTTCCTCGACCGGGTCATCGACATCAACTACTACCCGAGCCCGGAGGCGGCGGCGAGCAACCCGCGTTGGCGCCCGGTCGGGCTCGGTGTCATGGGCCTGCAGGACGTCTTCTTCGCCCTCCGGCTCCCGTTCGACGCGCCCGCGGCCCGTGAACTGTCCACCCGGATCGCCGAGGAGATCTACCTCACCGCCCTGGAGACCTCCGCCGACCTCGCCGAGCGCGCCGGCCCGCACCCGGCGTACGGCCAGACCCGCGCCGCCCGCGGCGACCTCCAGCCCGACCTGTGGGGGGTCACCCCGACCCAGACCGACCGCTGGGCCGCGCTGCGCGAGCGCGTGTCCCGCTGCGGTCTGCGCAACTCGCTGCTCGTGGCGATCGCCCCGACGGCCACCATCGCCTCGATCGCCGGCTGCTACGAGTGCGTCGAGCCGCAGGTGTCCAACCTGTTCAAGCGCGAGACGCTGTCCGGCGAGTTCCTCCAGATCAACACCGCGCTCGTCGGCGAGCTGAAGGCCCGGGGCCTGTGGACCGAGCCGGTGCGGGCCGCGATCCGCCGGGCCGAGGGCTCCGTGCAGGGGATCGCCGAACTGCCCGGGGACGTCCGCGAACTCTTCCGCACCGCCTGGGAACTCCCGCAGCGGGCACTGATCGACCTGGCCGCCACCCGCTCGCCGTACATCGACCAGAGTCAGTCGCTCAACCTGTTCATGAGCGCGCCGAGCATCGGCAAGCTCAGCTCGATGTACCTCTACGCCTGGAAGTCCGGGCTGAAGACGACGTACTACCTGCGGTCGCGGCCGGCGACCCGGATCCAGCAGGCGACCGTCGCGGTCACCCGCCCGGACGCCGTCGCGCCGTCGACCGTGATCGCGCTTCCCACCGACGAAGCGCTCGCCTGCTCCCTGGAGAACCCCGAGTCCTGCGAGGCCTGCCAGTGA